A genomic region of Lates calcarifer isolate ASB-BC8 linkage group LG9, TLL_Latcal_v3, whole genome shotgun sequence contains the following coding sequences:
- the LOC108895491 gene encoding myb-like protein X yields the protein MMTRRRKTTNLLLISQLDDEITDSTEWTEAWRTPKVWIQPEEDELEEEEEEEVEERIDKTGEGEEEEEEEEEEDEGVDEEEEEEEEEEDVNENEEYKEVDKEERDEGVEEEEDEEDEEEDEEVDEEEKNEKVHEDKEEEDEEEEGDEAERDKQVHEDTEEEEEEDEENERDEVKEVQGEEERTVGDEEEEDVEEAKDVPEEERDKQVHREEEDQSIKKDGEEDEEDEDKTSDKEDKDEEEEEEEESTEANESGKMDDEDEEEEEEEDSEAKEEEKEEEENEEEHEEEEKLVNEKEEESEEDGEKEKAANEEEEDKKSDEVEEEDEDEELDKEQEKKDEEEEDEFVDAKEDIEDKRVKNEEDEKDEEEEEEDEEMDEKNEDEELDKEQEKKEKEEEDEYLDAKEDIADKMVKNEEDEKEDDEDNVDEEEKETEEEEEEEEEVEEKEEEEVDKDQEKEADDGEDHDEEVDEVEGEEIKDKEDELHKNKEEEEEEEDEDEEEETDDDDDDDAVDAEEDDDSEKVNEKEEENKVEDTKEEKTLRKRVKCKPDVPLHLQFHKVNASFSSWRRSWDGGSSSQSRR from the coding sequence ATGATGACTAGGAGACGTAAAACCACAAACCTTCTCCTCATATCACAGCTGGACGATGAGATCACAGACAGCACAGAGTGGACAGAGGCCTGGAGGACTCCTAAAGTATGGATCCAACCAGAGGAGGACGAactggaggaagaagaggaggaggaagtggaggagagaaTAGATAAGAcgggggagggggaagaggaggaggaggaggaggaggaggaggatgagggagtagacgaggaggaagaggaggaggaggaggaggaagatgtcAATGAAAATGAGGAGTACAAAGAAGTAGACAAGGAGGAAAGGGATGAAGGagtagaggaggaagaggacgaggaggacgaagaagaggatgaagaagttgatgaggaggagaagaacgAAAAAGTACATGAggacaaggaggaagaggatgaggaggaagaaggtgatgaggcagagagagacaaacaagtACATGAGGATAcggaagaagaggaggaggaagacgaagaAAACGAGAGGGATGAGGTCAAAGAAGTgcaaggggaggaggagaggacagttggagatgaggaggaggaggatgtagaAGAAGCGAAGGATGTTCCtgaagaggagagggacaaACAAGtacacagagaagaggaggaccAAAGCATAAAGAAAGATggtgaggaggatgaagaggatgaggacAAAACATCAGACAAGGAGGAcaaggatgaagaggaagaagaggaggaggagagcacagAAGCAAACGAAAGTGGCAAGatggatgatgaagatgaagaagaggaggaggaggaggacagtgaagccaaggaggaagagaaagaagaggaggagaatgaagaagaacacgaggaggaggaaaaattagtaaatgaaaaggaagaggagagtgaggaagatggagaaaaagaaaaagctgcaaacgaagaggaagaggacaaaaaatcggatgaagtggaggaggaggatgaagatgaagaactagacaaagaacaggaaaagaaagacgaggaagaagaggatgaaTTTGTAGATGCGAAGGAGGACATAGAAGACAAGAGGGTGAAAAATGAAGAGGATGaaaaggatgaggaggaggaggaggaggatgaagaaatgGATGAGAAGAATGAAGATGAAGAACTGGACaaagaacaagaaaagaaagagaaggaagaggaggatgaataTCTAGATGCGAAGGAGGACATAGCAGACAAGATGGTGAAAAATGAAGAGGATGAAAAGGAAGATGATGAGGATAATGTtgatgaagaagagaaagagacagaagaggaggaggaggaggaggaggaggtggaggagaaggaggaggaggaagtggacaAAGACCAGGAAAAAGAAGCAGATGATGGAGAAGACCATGATGAAGAAGTGGATGAGGTGGAGGGTGAAGAAATCAAGGACAAAGAGGATGAACTACACaaaaacaaggaggaggaggaggaagaggaggatgaagatgaggaggaggagactgacgacgatgatgatgatgatgcagtcGACGCAGAGGAAGATGATGACAGTGAGAAAGTGAacgagaaagaggaggaaaacaaagtaGAAGACacaaaggaggagaagacgTTGCGTAAACGAGTCAAATGCAAACCTGACGTCCCACTCCATTTGCAGTTCCACAAAGTGAatgcctccttctcctcttggAGGCGGTCATGGGATGGTGGCAGTAGCTCACAGAGCAGGAGAtga